In the Bacillota bacterium LX-D genome, one interval contains:
- the fliI gene encoding flagellar protein export ATPase FliI, translated as MAIDLSKYFSLLKKIDLLQSTGKVSQVIGLIIEVTGIRAAVGEICKIFVPGQIEPTVAEVVGFKNTKTLLMPLGELNGISPGCAVFPTGKSHTVYVGDFLLGQVLDGLGRPMEADVDVHKGIEYSVNNNPPDPLTRQRITQVLSTGVKAIDGLLTCGQGQRVGIFAGSGVGKSTLLGMIARQSSAEINVISLVGERGREVLDFIERDLGTEGLAKSVVVVATSDQPALIRIKAAFVATAVAEFFRDQGKNVMLMMDSVTRFAMAQREVGLAIGEPPATKGYTPSVFAMLPRLLERAGNGNTGSITGLYTVLVDGDDMNEPIADAVRGILDGHIVLSRSLAAKNHYPAIDVLSSVSRLMSEITAQEHQAAAGQIRDFLASYYKVEDLINIGAYQQGSNIEVDRAIKHYPQIINFLTQEANEHISLEATLEQMQSILAN; from the coding sequence ATGGCCATTGATTTAAGTAAATACTTTTCTTTGCTAAAAAAGATAGATTTATTGCAATCTACAGGCAAGGTTTCTCAAGTTATTGGATTAATTATTGAAGTAACAGGCATTCGAGCTGCGGTAGGGGAGATTTGTAAAATATTTGTTCCTGGGCAAATTGAACCAACTGTGGCTGAAGTAGTTGGCTTTAAAAATACCAAAACCCTTTTAATGCCTTTAGGCGAATTGAATGGAATTTCCCCAGGCTGCGCAGTGTTTCCTACAGGCAAAAGCCACACTGTTTATGTTGGAGATTTCCTGTTAGGACAGGTTTTAGATGGTTTAGGCAGGCCTATGGAGGCTGATGTGGATGTTCATAAAGGTATTGAATACTCTGTGAACAATAATCCACCGGACCCATTAACTCGACAGAGGATTACTCAGGTCTTAAGCACAGGTGTAAAAGCAATCGATGGTTTGCTGACTTGCGGCCAAGGACAAAGGGTCGGTATTTTTGCTGGCAGCGGTGTTGGCAAATCGACTCTTTTAGGTATGATTGCCCGGCAGAGCAGTGCTGAGATTAATGTCATCTCTTTAGTAGGAGAAAGAGGCCGGGAAGTTTTAGATTTTATTGAAAGGGACTTAGGTACCGAAGGCTTGGCTAAATCCGTTGTGGTTGTAGCCACTTCCGATCAGCCTGCTTTAATTAGAATCAAAGCAGCTTTTGTGGCTACGGCAGTAGCTGAATTTTTTAGGGATCAGGGAAAAAATGTGATGCTGATGATGGATTCTGTAACCCGTTTTGCCATGGCCCAAAGGGAAGTAGGTTTGGCTATCGGAGAGCCCCCTGCTACTAAAGGTTATACTCCTTCAGTTTTTGCCATGCTGCCACGATTATTAGAAAGAGCCGGCAATGGGAATACAGGTTCAATCACCGGCCTTTACACTGTTCTAGTTGATGGAGACGATATGAATGAACCTATTGCTGACGCTGTACGGGGTATTCTTGACGGACACATAGTTTTATCTCGCAGTTTAGCTGCTAAAAACCATTATCCAGCTATAGATGTTTTAAGCAGCGTTAGCCGTTTGATGTCGGAGATTACGGCTCAAGAACACCAGGCTGCTGCTGGGCAAATTAGGGATTTTCTAGCTAGTTATTATAAGGTTGAGGACTTAATTAATATTGGAGCCTATCAGCAGGGCAGCAACATTGAAGTTGACAGAGCAATTAAACATTATCCGCAAATCATTAATTTCTTAACACAAGAGGCTAATGAACACATTTCATTGGAAGCTACTTTGGAACAGATGCAGTCTATTTTGGCTAATTAA
- the fliJ gene encoding flagellar export protein FliJ — MMKSFKFNLESVLEFKQLKEDEAKQKLTEANFKVRREEDILKGYQNKLKSAQEQTPMELTVFYAQQKDAYLSNLIEHISLQQKQLRVAQLEAECRKKEFITAHRELQTLQNLKEKRFREYTFELERIEQNLMDDLGLRSFLRKAQGFQE, encoded by the coding sequence ATGATGAAAAGTTTCAAATTTAACTTAGAAAGTGTTTTGGAATTTAAGCAGCTAAAAGAAGATGAAGCCAAGCAAAAACTAACGGAGGCTAATTTTAAGGTTAGAAGAGAAGAAGATATTTTAAAAGGTTATCAAAATAAATTAAAATCTGCTCAAGAACAGACTCCAATGGAATTAACTGTTTTTTATGCTCAGCAAAAAGATGCTTATTTAAGTAATTTAATAGAGCATATTTCTTTACAACAAAAACAATTGCGAGTAGCTCAGCTCGAGGCAGAATGCCGTAAAAAAGAATTTATTACAGCTCATAGGGAATTGCAAACTCTGCAAAATTTAAAGGAAAAGAGATTTCGGGAATATACTTTTGAACTAGAAAGAATAGAGCAAAACCTGATGGATGATCTAGGCTTAAGATCCTTTTTACGAAAAGCCCAGGGCTTCCAAGAGTAA
- a CDS encoding flagellar hook-length control protein FliK produces MPSQISCYFMPATFPKNTGSKSKVSQKESKGSFAELVNKAVNKDNGTKKAAARFESEKVDSAENKQEDVFEKPSDEISSALVQDSKSDFIPPDFTPPIINQQSINVSQTGEGELIDQQLTANSTQNFSRNLILPENNVAAVVNLEGDPAKVPQTATDTFAATAGNLELSGVSTQGKTDANTVPATTEQSPQLQLNTQEKQALVESVNEQTTAQEGQNLEHPKIELTAEKVEQTADTKQFNVRTAEPTSSDELQNFFSNGSNTDGSSASLQDNQQAANQFSLNKDAIISTNQQPQQTQSLNFRSLASQLIESIKTNISKGKSELEVQLKPDYLGKVHLKLSLEDGVLAAKIAVENQAVGKNLENNLQQLRQSFQEQGLKFSAIDVEVGSGSLYQEGNNQQQQQSNQSFSAQTNTWTTELDELAAGKSASQLGVVNYLA; encoded by the coding sequence ATGCCAAGTCAAATAAGCTGTTATTTTATGCCTGCAACTTTCCCAAAAAACACAGGCAGTAAAAGTAAGGTAAGCCAAAAGGAGTCTAAGGGCAGCTTTGCTGAACTAGTTAATAAGGCTGTGAATAAGGATAATGGTACTAAAAAGGCCGCAGCTAGATTTGAATCTGAGAAAGTGGACAGCGCCGAAAACAAACAAGAAGATGTATTTGAAAAACCTAGTGATGAGATCAGTTCTGCATTGGTCCAAGACAGTAAGTCAGATTTTATTCCGCCTGATTTTACTCCTCCAATTATAAATCAGCAAAGTATAAATGTATCTCAAACAGGTGAAGGTGAATTAATTGATCAACAGTTGACTGCTAATTCAACCCAAAATTTTAGCCGGAATTTAATTCTGCCAGAGAATAACGTTGCTGCAGTTGTGAACTTGGAAGGAGATCCTGCCAAGGTGCCGCAAACCGCAACTGACACATTTGCTGCAACAGCCGGTAATCTTGAACTAAGTGGGGTTTCAACACAAGGTAAGACTGATGCTAATACTGTTCCTGCAACAACGGAGCAAAGCCCACAGCTTCAGCTTAATACTCAGGAGAAGCAAGCATTAGTAGAGTCAGTTAATGAGCAAACAACTGCTCAGGAAGGGCAAAATTTAGAACACCCCAAAATAGAGCTGACAGCAGAAAAAGTTGAACAAACAGCAGATACTAAACAATTTAATGTTCGAACCGCTGAGCCAACTTCGAGTGATGAACTGCAAAATTTCTTTAGCAATGGAAGTAACACTGATGGGAGTTCAGCTAGTTTACAAGATAATCAGCAAGCAGCTAATCAATTTTCCTTAAATAAAGATGCAATAATTTCCACAAATCAACAGCCCCAACAAACTCAATCTTTAAATTTTCGCAGTTTAGCCAGCCAGCTGATTGAATCGATTAAAACTAATATTTCTAAGGGCAAAAGTGAGCTGGAGGTACAGTTAAAACCTGATTACCTGGGAAAAGTACATTTGAAACTTTCCCTTGAAGACGGCGTATTAGCGGCTAAAATTGCTGTGGAAAACCAGGCGGTAGGCAAAAATTTAGAAAATAATTTACAGCAGCTGCGTCAGTCATTTCAGGAACAAGGGCTGAAATTCAGCGCCATCGATGTGGAAGTTGGCAGCGGGTCTTTATACCAGGAAGGAAACAATCAACAACAGCAGCAGTCTAACCAAAGCTTTTCTGCCCAAACAAATACTTGGACTACAGAATTAGATGAATTAGCTGCTGGAAAGAGTGCTAGTCAATTGGGGGTAGTAAATTATCTCGCTTAA
- a CDS encoding flagellar hook capping FlgD N-terminal domain-containing protein, which produces MVDAVNTSANTTTTATSTSKSNSSTSKQDFLMLLVTELQNQDPLEPMDNKDMMAQVAQFSTLEEIQNLNKQVALTQAIGLVGAKVVAKEGSEEIQGIVDSVKMSGDDCYLIVGDKEVELSDLVQVSSPLTTSNDTETKGDN; this is translated from the coding sequence ATGGTTGATGCAGTTAACACATCAGCAAATACAACAACAACGGCCACATCAACTTCTAAATCTAATAGCAGCACCAGTAAGCAAGATTTTTTAATGCTTTTGGTTACCGAATTGCAAAATCAAGATCCTTTGGAACCTATGGATAACAAAGATATGATGGCTCAAGTAGCCCAGTTTAGTACTTTGGAAGAGATACAGAATTTAAATAAGCAAGTTGCCCTGACCCAGGCTATTGGACTGGTAGGTGCTAAAGTCGTAGCCAAAGAGGGCAGCGAGGAAATTCAAGGAATTGTGGATAGTGTCAAAATGTCTGGTGACGATTGCTATTTAATCGTTGGAGACAAGGAAGTTGAATTGTCCGATTTGGTCCAAGTAAGTTCCCCTTTAACAACATCGAATGATACTGAAACTAAGGGGGACAACTAA
- a CDS encoding TIGR02530 family flagellar biosynthesis protein yields MVEKVDLSRPILPIEQLNSSSAQSKKNSSQTSFKEVFNKQLHGEEKLHFSKHAQERLESREIKLSETDLQKITAAIDKAKAKGARESLLLLNNLALIVSVKNNTVVTALDNENMKNNVFTNIDSAVIL; encoded by the coding sequence ATGGTAGAAAAGGTTGATTTATCAAGGCCTATTTTACCTATTGAGCAATTAAATTCAAGTTCTGCCCAAAGTAAAAAAAACAGCTCCCAGACTAGTTTTAAAGAAGTTTTCAATAAACAGCTTCATGGAGAAGAAAAGCTGCACTTTTCCAAACACGCTCAGGAACGGCTGGAAAGTAGAGAAATTAAACTTTCAGAAACGGATCTGCAGAAGATTACTGCAGCTATTGACAAGGCCAAAGCAAAGGGCGCTCGAGAATCTTTGCTGCTTTTAAATAACTTAGCTTTAATTGTTAGTGTTAAAAATAATACAGTTGTGACAGCTTTAGATAATGAAAATATGAAAAATAATGTATTTACGAATATAGATAGTGCTGTAATACTATAG
- a CDS encoding flagellar hook-basal body complex protein translates to MMRSLYSAVAGLRTHQTRMDVIGDNIANVNTYGFKKSRTTFQDMFYQTLQGGSAAEDGDARGGTNSSQVGLGVTLATIDGIHTQGAAAPTGKESDLMIQGDGFFILHEEGTDGATYYTRNGNFSLDNNGDLVNTANGLYVTDTDGNKINVPTTSKSFSISKKGEVIITQADGTIADNPQIIAIAKFPNPAGLQKVGQNMYVYDTSAGNEAGDPTGGSTNNVGGAPGLEGRGIILSGSLEMSNVELAQEFTDLITTQRGFQANAKTITTSDQMLEELLNIKR, encoded by the coding sequence ATGATGAGATCTTTGTACTCAGCTGTTGCAGGGCTGAGGACACACCAAACAAGAATGGATGTAATTGGTGATAATATTGCTAACGTTAACACTTACGGTTTTAAAAAATCTAGGACAACCTTTCAAGACATGTTTTACCAAACTTTGCAAGGGGGCTCTGCAGCAGAGGATGGCGATGCCAGAGGAGGTACAAACAGCTCTCAGGTGGGTTTAGGCGTAACTTTAGCTACTATCGATGGTATTCATACTCAAGGGGCAGCGGCTCCTACAGGCAAAGAAAGTGACCTAATGATTCAAGGAGACGGTTTTTTTATTTTACACGAGGAAGGCACAGATGGCGCTACTTATTATACACGGAACGGTAATTTTTCTTTAGATAACAATGGTGATTTGGTAAACACAGCCAATGGTTTATATGTAACAGATACTGATGGCAATAAAATCAATGTACCGACTACTTCCAAAAGCTTCAGTATTAGTAAAAAAGGAGAAGTAATAATTACGCAGGCAGACGGAACTATAGCTGATAACCCCCAAATTATCGCTATTGCTAAATTTCCCAACCCTGCAGGGCTGCAAAAAGTTGGTCAGAACATGTACGTTTATGATACCTCAGCTGGTAATGAGGCGGGGGACCCTACTGGTGGCAGTACCAATAATGTTGGGGGAGCTCCTGGCCTAGAGGGCCGGGGAATCATTCTTTCCGGTTCCTTAGAAATGTCTAACGTAGAATTAGCCCAGGAATTTACTGATCTGATTACGACTCAAAGAGGTTTCCAGGCTAATGCCAAAACCATTACAACTTCTGACCAAATGTTAGAAGAACTATTGAACATTAAACGTTAA
- a CDS encoding flagellar FlbD family protein, whose protein sequence is MITLTTLDKRKIYLNPHLIEQIESVPETVLTLTNGKKILICETPQIVAQKVAKYNRSIYGPKRMKTF, encoded by the coding sequence ATGATTACGTTAACAACTTTAGATAAGAGGAAAATTTATTTGAATCCTCATTTAATTGAACAAATAGAAAGTGTACCTGAAACGGTGCTTACCTTAACTAATGGCAAAAAGATCTTAATCTGCGAGACTCCCCAAATTGTAGCTCAAAAAGTAGCTAAGTATAATCGAAGTATTTATGGGCCTAAGAGGATGAAAACTTTTTGA
- a CDS encoding MotA/TolQ/ExbB proton channel family protein, with the protein MAKFKKTPVAGFLGGLIIILLSISLGGKLSFFFNLPALLMTIGGSFFASLVIYDLGTIKNLGSKIYWAFTFEPQDAEPLIELAKNLAQKVRQDGIMCLEEEAHKVENSFFRKGVELIIEAESPEYTQNILQKEIQSTRKSVQTEIQLLKTWALLAPAFGLLGGIISLIQLLFHLRYPGQLGAGAATALLPIFYGLIISYLFCFPLVEKLELQNERDYLLKTAMLECIMAIQSGLNPRRLEEKLRLLLDLEVVVDA; encoded by the coding sequence GTGGCCAAATTTAAAAAAACACCTGTGGCAGGTTTCTTAGGCGGTCTAATTATTATATTGCTCTCCATATCATTGGGTGGTAAATTGAGTTTTTTTTTCAATTTGCCAGCTTTATTAATGACCATAGGAGGATCTTTTTTTGCCAGCTTAGTTATCTACGATTTAGGAACGATTAAAAATCTAGGAAGCAAGATCTATTGGGCCTTTACTTTCGAACCTCAAGATGCTGAACCACTAATTGAATTGGCTAAGAATTTAGCTCAAAAAGTCCGCCAAGATGGTATTATGTGTTTGGAAGAGGAAGCTCATAAAGTGGAAAACAGCTTTTTCCGCAAAGGTGTGGAACTAATTATAGAGGCTGAATCACCAGAATATACCCAAAACATTTTGCAAAAGGAAATACAAAGTACCCGGAAAAGTGTTCAAACAGAAATTCAACTTCTAAAAACCTGGGCTCTTTTAGCTCCTGCTTTTGGCCTTTTAGGAGGAATTATTAGTTTAATTCAGTTACTCTTTCATTTACGATATCCAGGGCAGTTAGGGGCTGGAGCAGCCACTGCTCTACTTCCTATTTTTTACGGTCTAATTATTTCTTATTTATTTTGCTTCCCCCTAGTGGAAAAGTTAGAGCTGCAAAACGAAAGAGATTATTTACTAAAGACAGCCATGTTAGAATGCATTATGGCTATTCAGTCTGGCTTAAATCCACGAAGGCTGGAAGAAAAATTAAGATTGCTTCTAGATTTAGAGGTAGTAGTGGATGCCTAA
- a CDS encoding flagellar basal body-associated FliL family protein: protein MAEKAGKSSKLIVFLLIGIIVLLLALGGGYLLFVKTKLPSSEAAEKPMLSTKLDTFTVNLSDSNFRRYLRVDLALEFENKKTEEVIKEKEYRIRDAIILYFMKKRSTDCGNINKIKQDVLKIINSKLDEKNQISGVYFNEFIIN, encoded by the coding sequence ATGGCTGAAAAAGCAGGCAAATCATCGAAGCTAATTGTATTTTTACTCATTGGAATTATTGTTTTGCTGTTGGCCCTAGGTGGCGGTTATTTACTTTTTGTGAAAACTAAACTTCCAAGCAGCGAAGCTGCAGAAAAACCAATGTTGAGTACAAAACTGGACACATTTACTGTTAATTTGTCCGATAGCAATTTCCGGCGTTACTTAAGGGTTGATTTAGCCCTGGAATTTGAGAATAAAAAGACAGAGGAAGTAATTAAGGAAAAAGAATACCGTATCCGGGATGCCATTATTCTCTATTTTATGAAGAAAAGATCAACAGATTGTGGTAACATCAATAAGATTAAACAAGATGTTTTGAAAATAATAAACAGCAAATTAGATGAAAAAAATCAAATTTCCGGTGTTTATTTTAACGAATTTATTATTAACTAA
- a CDS encoding FliM/FliN family flagellar motor switch protein: MDRNLTEEEIAQLFAQSELRSKEPSIAKARFKELEPVVGLKNAARNMEVLNDIKLRIEARLGDKKLTVREILDLDVGSVIQLERMAGELIDLFINDEYFALGEIVVINDSFAVRVSSLAEEEVVE, from the coding sequence ATGGACAGAAATCTTACTGAGGAAGAAATAGCTCAATTGTTTGCTCAATCTGAACTAAGGTCTAAGGAACCAAGCATTGCTAAAGCACGCTTTAAGGAATTGGAGCCTGTTGTTGGCTTGAAAAATGCGGCCAGGAATATGGAGGTATTAAATGATATTAAGTTAAGAATCGAGGCCCGCTTAGGAGATAAAAAGCTTACTGTCAGGGAAATTCTTGACCTGGATGTTGGTTCCGTTATTCAGTTAGAAAGAATGGCGGGAGAGTTAATAGATTTGTTTATTAATGATGAATATTTTGCATTAGGTGAAATCGTGGTAATCAATGATTCCTTTGCCGTCAGAGTAAGCAGCCTTGCAGAAGAAGAGGTCGTTGAATAG
- the fliO gene encoding flagellar biosynthetic protein FliO: MDLFAAILRIVIFLPIVAALAYIYVKYGLGKMSQYKTSENLQVVDRVTLGPKANLFVVKVVDQYYLMSISEQQIQLLKELKNYPQTEDYIVKDLNVLTIHEESKESWSAKLKMKGKK; the protein is encoded by the coding sequence GTGGACTTATTTGCAGCAATATTACGTATTGTAATTTTTTTGCCCATAGTTGCCGCTTTAGCTTATATTTACGTTAAATATGGGCTGGGGAAAATGAGTCAGTACAAAACTTCTGAAAATTTGCAAGTTGTAGACAGGGTTACATTAGGGCCTAAAGCGAATTTATTTGTTGTAAAGGTTGTTGATCAATATTATTTAATGTCTATTAGCGAACAGCAGATTCAGCTTTTAAAGGAACTTAAGAATTATCCTCAAACAGAAGACTATATTGTAAAAGACTTAAATGTGCTGACAATACATGAAGAGTCTAAGGAAAGCTGGTCTGCAAAGTTGAAGATGAAAGGCAAGAAATGA